The DNA segment GGTTCATCTTTCTCATAGAAATTCcctaatataaaagaaaaatcaacttTAATCCATTCCAAAAATCCCATAAagcaagtatatttttatttggatcTCATTTGGAAATCACTCAAGAAAAACATTCAAGATCACATATCAAGGCTCTTAAGCCCTAACCATTATCAGTTAAGCCATAGGTCATCACTTAAGCCATAATCATCAACGCTTAAGCCCCACTACTCCCAAAGATCACCTTAACCTTAGTGTTGTCATCGCTTAAGCCACCAATCACAGCTTATGGCACACATATCCATAGCTTAAGCTCTAGTGCTGATAGAGGTTATTTCATCATGTCACGACTTAAATATGCTCATATCCACTGCTTAACCTCAAGCACTGACAGAAGCTAACAAACCTTGTCACAACTTAAGTTGTGCATATCCACCACTTAAGCTCTAGCACTACTAGAGATTATTTCACCCTTTATCGAGCCCACAACTTAAGCGATATAAACCATGGCTTAAGCCATGTAGGTACAACACAATTCCGAATGAAAAACATGGTTGCCCTCTCATGGCTTCCAAACCAACCCAAAGCTTTCTCAACTCTATAAACACAATTTTCTCATCAACCAACACCATAAAAACCATTTCAAACTCAGAATCACACAAACATAGACATCAAGGTGAGGCAAATTAAGTTTCCCTTATCAACTAGGTTTTGGGattttcttgaagaagaaaataaaaataaaaacttggtACTCTTGGAGATTTCTTTCCTCACTCTTGCTATGGATTCAACTAGAGGAGGCCTATCTCAATGTCAAAACAAGCTTCAATCAAATTTTGGTCCATCCATCAAGATTTTAGATGGAACCCATTTCATGGCTTtttgaaaaagagaagaaacatgAACCTAGAGACTAAAGAAGCTCTaggaattcaaaaaaataaggtCCCCTTTGAGTGAATTCAAGAGTCCTTGCTCTtgagaggagaagaaaaagaagctcagagaggaagaaaatatGAGAGAATGAAatcttcatattttaaaacacTTAGGGAGATTGTTAGGATTGCAAAATGGACTTTTACTATGTTGCTATACCCGTTTCCTGAAAAGACATGTGTCAAGGACCAAAAACTAAGCCCAACATCAATTAAGCTCACTAAAACacataaagcaaaaaaaaatattattcttaattagttattatatcaaataacataaatttaattcctattcaatttttttatcaaatacttatGGTACATTATGAAGACCAGAGTgtcacattttattttttaaatcataactTATTGGAAAATAAAGTTAAcaattatacattattttaatcttgataaaaaaaatacctatatTATCTTATGTTATTAGCAatgaaacagttttttttttactatttgaaATGAGacgtttataattaataaaccatatattaataaaaaaacatttaaaaaaaacatatagttgacatttaaattactttttattttcaaatacaaacaacacattgttgattaaaatttattaaatactataaaattagaataaagaCTCATTACATATAAGATGcgattcattaaaatttataatttttaataaatttaagtcaataataaaaaaaaaacatatttaacggTTTGAGTGTAGAAAGtatatttctaatatttatCAGATGTTTAAAAGAATAAACTAAAAGGTGTCTATTAAATATTCTATCAGGACATTCAAAACCTCTACTCATTTAATATCATCTTAATTAAATCACCACTTGAGTTCCTGCATGTGTACATGATTGAAGGCATCTTTGAAGAATCAAATGAATGCATGTCTATATACGTACCTGCCTATTATTACTCATAAGTacgaaatttagaaaaataaattagcaTACATAAAAAGGAAGATCATAGATAGTtcatttatagatattttatttatattctgtTTGGtttaggaaataaataaaaaacaaaactagtatatatataagcaaaacaaataagaaattttttttattagaaaagtgattgaaaaattattagattttaaGGTCATtgtagagaaagaaaaataaaattttatatccaCGTATTTAGTTGGAAAGAAAAGATATAGatgttttttcaattaaataaacaattatatcCTAAAATAGATATGGGCTGTGaagtaatatataatttattgtattttttttatactttgtatttactttcattattttaaatttttgacaGGTTTAAATACATTCTTAGTCGttataatttagtgttttttgtttttcatccttgaaaaattattttttatatttttagtctttataaattatttttattttatttataattcttaaaatattttagataacgctatgaatagtaaaaaaatattatctaaagtgtcataataaaaaaataaaacaaaaatagtttgcaatgagtaaaaataaataaataattttgtgaggatgaaaaataaaaatttattaaattgaaagactaaaaagatgtttaagcctttttaatatatttactcaaataaattttaaaaccatTACAAATTATAcagtattattttatcaaaaggaAGAGAGCATATGAGTATTATATGACAACTGCTGAGAAATGGGAGaccaataatataatttaaaagtaaataaaaaaagaaatatctttaattatttttcattttttttactaatttatatagaaaaatGCATAAGAAGatttacattattgtttttttctttctcaacaaTTTCATTGTTAAACCCACTAATAAGGAAAACACACTAACGTAATTATTCTATTTCTCTCCCAccactttcttttccttttcaatgAAACCAAAGAGAATATTAGCTAGTAATTTTCCCACATGGAACCAACGAAGTAccgaattaaaatatataatatcatattgTTTTCTTGTATTGTCAGTCGTTTGTCTCTATaatatttctcattttctttttctaacatgtatattaattagtttgccgataaaaaaaacgtatatatatcaacaaatttttagatttatttttctcaattttttatcatatatttcttATTATGTTTTAGATGTTTAAAAGTAAAATCTCACTAAAAGAATgcgcaattaattttttaaactgggattatttatcaataaattaataaatattttgtaaaaaaaagatgTTTAAAAGCTCAAATGAAAAATACGTGTTCATTTCTCCACAAACACACATAGACGTACTAGTtaattagaaagaaagaaagaaaggagagagagagagagagaggaattgAAGACTTTGCTGGCATTGCATGTGATTGTTTATCTTCTTGTCTCAAAGTTAAATTCCGTCATTCCAACCGTACATGTCGAATGTAAGGAAACGCGTTTTCTAAAGATCAAAATCCCACCAAAGTCGTTAATTAACAGATCCAATTTTAATATAGATATCACCGACAACCGCGTATTCTATCTATAAAACTGGGCACTTTCTTCAAGGATGTACTACACCAGTACCTTCTTGTtggggaaaagagaaagaaaaaagaaattaaagcaaAAGTTGTTTTGTTGGTACGGTGAGAAAAATGGGGCCTCTTGTGATTTCTTCAAGTTTTCTTTGGTATCTTAGCTTTGTTCTAAGTGCTGCAGTTAGAGTAGTCCACGTCCAAGCTAATTACGGTTGGCTTAACGCTCATGCAACGTTCTATGGGGCCAATCAAAATCCCACCACCCTTGGTAAGTCATTTTTAATGTgtaagaataatatatataacttgTACGTATAACTTTCTTGCATAGATCCACATGTTAATTAGTCTGAAATATAACATGTATATAACCAATATGATTACGTTAAACATTATGTTCACCCTCATTATTCTTGATAGGAAATTAAACTTACTCAAAAATATTGCACTTGAGCGTAAAATGTTCTTCCCTCttcataatattttctttttttcttaaaacaaaaacgaTTCTATCACACCCTTTAATTATGAGGTGTGAGATGCGtatgggaaaaaaaatacaataaaaattataatcatctACTTACTTTTTCTTTCGTCccattttctttatataattgtttttcttttttattacatttcttATCACATTTACCATTTATTCTCTCCACTTTATTTCTTCATATatttccttctcattttttcacTAATTAAATCCAACCCATGCCATTAGTTTTTCACACCATATAATAAATGATGTgatgaaataagagaaaaatacaagagaaaaaagaaaagaaatattatgAAAGTGATGCAAAGAGAGATGTGAtcgaagtaaaaaaaaaaaatatattattcttgAAATAAGACATGTATTTTTCTCTACTCGTATATGCATTCCTCTAAAACGTAGTTAAAAAAGTCATTCGCGGTAGCTTTCATGATGCTATTCATACCAAATTAGGAATTACTTAAACAGTACTATTACTGTTTTGCATCAAAGTAAGTGCAAgacaactatatatataaaagaaacacaACATTAATAACACATGCAATACAATTACAAACATTATAAAATTGAGTTCTCCATCAATTATTTCTCCCTTAGAACGAAGCAAACGTTTGTTCTCCACATTATTTATGGATCAATCAAGCATTGAATGAATTTTGtaacaatatattaatttgcAGGGGGAGCATGTGGCTACGATGATACCTTTCATGCGGGGTTTGGTGTGAACACCGCAGCGGTGAGCACTATGCTGTTCAGAGACGGTGAGGTTTGTGGTGCATGCTACCAAGTGATGTGTGACTTTAGGGCAGACCCAAAATGGTGCCTTATTAGCCGCGGCGTGACAGTAACCGCCACAAACTTTTGCCCTCCGAATAACCATGGAGGGTGGTGTGACCCACCTTACCATCACTTCGACATGTCCATGCCTGCTTTCTTTCGCATTGCACGACAAGGCAATGAAGGCATTGTTCCTGTCCTTTATAGAAGGTATATATGTAGTAGGAAACACTTCCATCTTCAATACatcattaaattaatcattatatTAGGAGGACTGATAACGAAATTAACACTCTttaatacatattatatttgttaaaaattattcaagcctaaaaaaataagaagaaaattcaTCAAATAAAATGTGTAATATAATCCACtaaaaattgtaatttctaAACAAATACagtcaacattaaaaaatatttttaaaaaaagtgggttaaaaaatttgttattagcttttttatattaaaatcccACCaacaaaactataaaaaaatgcgAAAGAATAGCTTGATTGATGACACATTAACACTTTTTATCTCTAAAgagaaattaatataattttagatttccagattaattaattaattaatatgaaacaGCAAGTGGAGGGATATTAGAACATCAACTTGATCCTCATTCAACTTTTAAAACTGAATTATGattgttttacattttttattccgATCTTTACATTATTGATAAAGAGCATTCTTTGTTTGCCATGCCTTTTATCCCgaatcttgatttatttttcaaacatttcctttttatgtttaatatctATTTGGTTaacttactataaaaaaaattgtgcttgataaagttttttaaaagaaaactatttcacaAGAACTAATCGTTTTTAATAAGCAAGTGTTTTCTTTATTACCtctatttcttctatttctttccATTACATGTCTCATCATAGTTTTGTAATGCAACTCattatttatatgaatattGTAAATGAGATCTAACAAGtgtaacaaatatttaataaataaagtaaatggAGTGTATAAAAAAGAAGACATGGAaccaatatttttcataattgaTCGACATACAGCAATGCAATaggctttttttttatcaaaatggattaaaaataaaaactaattattataataagttGGTTAAGAAAATATCTATCTGAGTGATTTTTACCACGTAATAAACAAAACAGCATCACTTATTAtctgtagtaaaaaaaaaaacatggtaaTATACTATGAGGTGAGGAAAGGGGAGGGTTAAAAACGAACTATTGTGAGTACATTTGATCATTCATTCACTGACATTGACATACAATTAATTCCCATTTCATGTGCTTGATCTGAATGAAGGGTGACATGCAAGAGAAGAGGGGGAGTGAGGTTCACACTGAAGGGTCAATCCAACTTCAACATGGTGATGATATCAAATGTGGGTGGAAGTGGGGATGTGAAGGCTGTGTGGATCAGAGGATCAAGAAGTGGAGCATGGCTGCCAATGCACAGGAACTGGGGTGCCAACTGGCAGAGCAGTGCAGATCTAAGAAACCAAAGACTCTCATTCAAGATGACATTGGTTGATGGCAAGACACTGGTGTTCCTTAATGTTGTGCCTTCCACTTGGAGCTTTGGACAAACATTTTCATCCAAGAGTCAGTTCTTTTAGCTGCTCCTTGTGATGATATATGATAAAGAGAGACAACATTACaccaaattaattaacatgCCCCCAACCAACCATGCTGTTTTTGAAAAGGTTggaatggaggatatacatgatCTCAATTCTCACATCATACTTCATATATACATACAGTTTCTTTTGGTCTTCTTTTCTTGATTGATATTGTTTTAAGAGAATTCAATAATTAATGCAGTAGTGCAATAGTGCTGAGGATGTATTCTGCACAAGCAGAGTCAAATGTGTGCTTGTAGAATCAAAATACTCCAATTTTTGGGAGTGTTGagtgttttttatttcaatatttacataagaataagaaaatgatgatgacatgatgttaagaaaaactaaccgaaGTAACACTCTctgtttacttttctttttataaaataattaattacattttataatgcatatttttatattttataacatttataacattcatgaataatttaatgtatatattaGTAGGAATAtactaaattatttatgaatatttttaaattaataaattgatatataCTGTAAACTAATAAtctgattaataaaaaaactaatcataaattatttttaatataacttttaaaatagttaatataaaaGAGAACTCTTATCATAcatatcaatttataatttggttatagtgtaaaaaaatgtttaattctttagtgcatatattatttattaaatttttattataattattttaatattattttaaaattttaattaattatactcaTGTACTCATACATAAATTACTATAGGTAATTGTAAAaaccaaagaagaaaattactatttttcatAGAGATGCTCTTCCTTGAGCTTTGAGCTTCCTCTAAGGTGGCGTGTTTggtttaaagaaaagaaataaacataaaaaaaataaatgataaattttttaattacaataaattataagagGTGTAAATGTATAAAATTTGTTGCATACATTATTTCTTTCGTTTAAAACAAACTGTCCTTTGAGTTGAAACATGACTTTTTCTTCCTGCACCACCTTTTTGCTACCAGTACttcatatattttgaaaatcccTAACTTAACTTtattgacttaaatatgttttttattcttataagatagcttttttcatttttagttcctgtaagttcatttttctaattttagacCTTGTAAGTTTGCTTTTATTCAACTTTAGTTTTTGTAAGTGCGAACTTATGgaaattatgaatgaaaaaattgaatcttaaagggattaaaattaaaaaaatacaaacttataaggactaaaaatgaacACAAAAACTTACAATGACCAAAATTGAAAATGCATCAACTGACAAgaactaaaattagaaaaataaacttacaggaatcaaaaataaataaaatgctaACATATAgggataaaaaacatatttaaaacaaCTTTATTTCTACATTTGTTTCTCCTTTCTCCATCATTGACACACTCTAGAGGTGCAAAAGTTGCATATATATTTTAGGTGAagtgaatattatttttatttgcatataTTACTGGATAGCTAAATTTGTAAGATGCCCAAAAAATTCCCCTTCCAGAAAAGCATTTCTAAAATTATGCTAACATAATTATGAAAATTCTTTTCTAGAAGGGGTGCTTGATGAGTGtgaaaacattttttgtttgttttggatCTTTTTGCTTTCCTATGAGATACAAgaagcaaacaaaaaaaagagatgtAGGAAGTAAAGGAGTTGCTATTGGCCCTTGCCACGGGTTGAAACCTTTTTTTCCCCCTAAAAATACCCTTGTCCTGGAAAtacaattttgttatataattatacaacaaaattgtgtttgttgtttgtggaggggtgagaaaaaataaataacggaAACATGACTCTGTTGTATAGTTATACAACAAAATCGTGTTTCTATTATATTTTCCCCCAAAACTTAGCAAAACAGAACAACACTTCAgttgaatagttttttttacacaCTGTTTTCTTATATCTCTTTTCTAGTCGGTTTCTTCTTCCAATCACCTAAGCCACTACCAAACCGCACCGCATGCCGCCATCACCATCATCCCAACAACATCATCACACCTCACCATACCAACAACATCATTGTACACAACACCATCCCAATAGTCaataatcaaaaaatagaagaagaacaagaatgGAAGAGAGGGGAAGGGGAGGGGTTTGATGTAGGTCAGCACGATGTCGATCTTGATTGATGTTAGGTGGCTGACGTGATTTAGATCTTAACCGGCACGATTTGTGGGGTGGTTTGGGTCTCTAGGTGATGAGCTCAATGCACAATGGTGAAGTTTTTTGGGGGCACAAGGAAGGTGAAGGGGAAGAGGGAGGGGCGTGGTTTGAACTGAGGGGTAAAGACGTATTTTCTCGGATTTGTAGGGGCCATTAGCAAATGGAGTTGGGGCCAATAGCAACCCCAAGGAGGTAATTGCTTTGAAAGATTGGGCCTTCACAGCCCAGCCCAATAGTCAACTCTCCCAACTGGGTTTTATGCGCGCCTTTGCTCTGCTGTTCAGTTCGCAACTTTTCTCCTCATTTCCCAACTCCTCGTTGCAGCGTTCAtaaacatttcaacaaacacttgGTCTGCGTTCGGCAATGCCGTTAGCGCCGTTATTCTCCGCGTCTCGGAGCCTCGCCGCTGCAGCAGCATTTCTGCGCCACTGCTCCACCGCCGCCACGACGAACCGAAGAAACCTCTATTCCCGAATCAGCCCCCTCGGAGACCCTTCCATCAGCCTGGTTCCCGTTCTCGACGAGTGGATCGAAGAGGGTAACGCCGTCGACGGGCCCCACCTCCATcacatcatcaaaatcctgCGTACCCGCAATCGCAACACCCAAGCACTCGAGGTTCCTTAACTTCTCTCTGTTTCGTTGCTGAGCAAAACAAATGagtttaattgaattaaaaattgttgTCCTTTGAAAAATACATGCCAGTGCTTGTTCTTAAGTTTAGGGTGGGTAAGCTAATCCAAAAACACttttaggagaagaaaataagaataaaaaacatgaaatgaGTTTCTCCATAAGCTCAAATTGGCTCATGCATATGTTAATTTGTAGAAGCTCTCATCTTTTAGAGGAGCTATATGAGAAATATTCTACAAATTAGCTTATGTATAAGTTAATTATAGCTTATGAAGGAGctcattccattttttttttctttttattttcttctcctagaaGTGCTTCTTCTAGATAAGCTTACTCAAACAAATTAGTCCTTAGTAGAAATGGATAAACGGGAATGAATTCTATACTTAAATTAGGGTATTTGGTTTTAGGAaaggttttatgtttttattttgagtaCATTGTTAGGCAtgtagtattattatttttttaattttatattttcaacttGAACACTTCCAAACAATCAGAAATGGTaagaataacttttaaaatagctATTATAAAATTCGACAAACTTAGCATTTAAATGACAATGACAAGCTGTGCTAGGAATCATAGAATGTCAATGTAGAAACTAGAAACCCTTTAGACACTTCCTCTGTTTACTCTTTAATTATGACAAGATcaccttatttttaattttgttttaaaaaattgtataagaaatagtattattttttattgagtttaattttcacataatttcaatttaaatactttatatcattaattaattaaaaatttcccTAATAACCAACAAAGTCCAGCACTGTTGATTGATAGCTTGAGTTCCCTAAACATGTTGTCAAGAGTTCCATTCCTCATAATGTGTATGGAAAAGACTTTATTGAGATAGGTAAAATCCACTTTGGTGACAAATTAACACAAAAGTCAATAATATTAtgataaattgaaatttataattagatgataGTGCAAAAACTATTTATACtgttatgtaacaaaaaaaaaaaagactttataGTGTAGGagcattttgtttttcattgttTGTTATATAAACTTCTGAGAGGAGGAAATAAGGTGAAGAGAAATGCTACTAATATACTTTGTAAAACTTACTTTCTGACACATTCTTTCTTGTTAGATAAAATTCATGTAAGTTTAACTAAATAtgtgaatttcatttccaaactaGGGAGACtcacataaattttaactaaagaTACGGTGTGCTACAAAGACGATGCTAAGGTGTTGCTAGCACTCTTGAgtgaagagaaatgaaaactgaaaatgaaaaaattgaatgcTAGTAAAGTGagggttttctttttctaattgtTCCTGGTTATGTAGCAATTACTGAGATATATCCAATCTTAACATTTTCAGGTTTCTGAGTGGATGAGTAGCAAAGGGCTCCCAATTTCCTCACGTGACCAAGCAGTGCAGCTGGATCTCATTGGTAGAGTTCATGGAGTGGAGAGTGCAGAGAGGTATCTTCAGAGTTTGAGTGATGGAGACAAAACTTGGAAGGTTCATGGTGCTCTTTTGAATTGTTATGTGAGAGAAGGGTTGGTTGATAAGTCACTCTCCCTGATGCAGAAAATGAAGGACATGGGTTTTGTTTCCTTTCTCAATTACAACAACATAATGTCCCTGTACACGCAAACCCAACAATATGAGAAAGTCCCTGGTGTTCTGGAACAGATGAAGAAGGATGGTGTTCCTCCAAACATTTTCAGCTACAGGATATGCATAAACTCATATTGCGTGAGAGGTGACCTCACAAATGTGGAGAAACTGTTGGAGGAGATGGAGAGGGAACCCCATATTGGCATAGATTGGATTACATACTCTATGGTGACCAATTTCTACATAAAAGCAGACATGAGGGAGAAGGCTCTGGTGTGCCTAATGAAGTGTGAGAAAAAGACACACAGGGGCAATACAGTTGCCTACAACCATCTGATTTCACACAATGCAGCTCTTAGGAGCAAGGGGGGCATGATGAGAGCTTGGAAGCTCCAGAAGGCCAACTGCAAGAAGCAGCTTAATAGGGAGTATATAACAATGTTGGGTTGCTTGGTGAAGCTGGGGGAGCTTGATAAAGCTGAAAAAGTACTCGGTGAGTGGGAGTTATCTGGTAACACTTGTGATTTCAGAGTGCCTAACATCCTTCTGATTGGGTATTGCCAAAGGGGATTGGTTGAGAAGGCAGAAGCACTTCTCCGGAAAATGGTTGCGGAAGGGAAGACGCCAATTCCCAACAGTTGGAGCATCGTTGCATCTGGGTATGTGGCCAAGGAGAACATGGAGAAGGCATTTCAGTGCATGAAGGAAGCTGTGGCTGTGCATGCACAGAATAAACGGTGGAGACCAAAAGTTGATGTCATTTCCAGCATATTCAGTTGGGTCACTAATAACAGAGATATAGAGGAAGCGGAAGATTTTGTCAATTCATGGAAGTCTGTGAATGCAATGAATAGGGACATGTATCTGTCTTTGATGAAGATGTGTATTAGATATGGGAAGCATGTAGATGGGATTTTAGAAAGTATGAAAGCTGATAATATAGAGATCGATGAAGAGATAAAGGAAACTCTTAACTCAtaatcaaggttttaaaaaatggtttacaactgCAATTGTGGTCCCATCGTCAAAGTTTCTGGAGTCTCTGCAATTATACATCATGACTGTAATTGTGGCTGCA comes from the Glycine soja cultivar W05 chromosome 6, ASM419377v2, whole genome shotgun sequence genome and includes:
- the LOC114416889 gene encoding pentatricopeptide repeat-containing protein At4g21705, mitochondrial-like, which codes for MPLAPLFSASRSLAAAAAFLRHCSTAATTNRRNLYSRISPLGDPSISLVPVLDEWIEEGNAVDGPHLHHIIKILRTRNRNTQALEVSEWMSSKGLPISSRDQAVQLDLIGRVHGVESAERYLQSLSDGDKTWKVHGALLNCYVREGLVDKSLSLMQKMKDMGFVSFLNYNNIMSLYTQTQQYEKVPGVLEQMKKDGVPPNIFSYRICINSYCVRGDLTNVEKLLEEMEREPHIGIDWITYSMVTNFYIKADMREKALVCLMKCEKKTHRGNTVAYNHLISHNAALRSKGGMMRAWKLQKANCKKQLNREYITMLGCLVKLGELDKAEKVLGEWELSGNTCDFRVPNILLIGYCQRGLVEKAEALLRKMVAEGKTPIPNSWSIVASGYVAKENMEKAFQCMKEAVAVHAQNKRWRPKVDVISSIFSWVTNNRDIEEAEDFVNSWKSVNAMNRDMYLSLMKMCIRYGKHVDGILESMKADNIEIDEEIKETLNS
- the LOC114416888 gene encoding expansin-A12-like, translating into MGPLVISSSFLWYLSFVLSAAVRVVHVQANYGWLNAHATFYGANQNPTTLGGACGYDDTFHAGFGVNTAAVSTMLFRDGEVCGACYQVMCDFRADPKWCLISRGVTVTATNFCPPNNHGGWCDPPYHHFDMSMPAFFRIARQGNEGIVPVLYRRVTCKRRGGVRFTLKGQSNFNMVMISNVGGSGDVKAVWIRGSRSGAWLPMHRNWGANWQSSADLRNQRLSFKMTLVDGKTLVFLNVVPSTWSFGQTFSSKSQFF